The sequence GTGTTAAAATCTGAATTAATTATGCAACGTAGTAGTTTGTATAAATATAATTGTACTGCACTCGTTGATAATCAAGTGGTTGCAACGGCTGAAATTATGATTTCCCATCAAAAATTGAGTAATAATGAGCAATAATCAATTCATTCACCCGACTGCTATTATTGATCCATCGGCAGAATTAGCAGCAGACGTACAAATTGGACCTTACTGTATTATTGGTCCTCAAGTTAGTATTGCTGAAGGTACAAAATTACATTCACATGTTGTGGTACACTCGCATACACGCATAGGAAAAATGAATGAAATTTTTCCTTTTGCTAGTATTGGTGCGGATTGCCAAGATTTAAAATACATGGGTGAAGAAACATGGCTGGAAATAGGGGATTATAATTCTATTCGTGAGCATTGTTCTTTACATCGTGGTACAATTCAGGATCAAGGCATTACCAAAATTGGCAGTCATAATTTGTTGATGGTCAATACTCATATTGCTCATGATTGTATTATTGGTAGTCATAATGTGATTGCCAATAATGCTGGTATTGCAGGACATGTACATATGGGGGATTATGTGGTAATGGGTGGTAATTCAGGTATTCATCAATTCTGTCATATTGATTCTTATAGTATGATTGCGAGTGGTTCAACTATTTGGAAAGATGTACCTGCTTATGTACTTGTTTCTGGAAATCCTGCTCGTGCAATGAAAATTAATACGGAAGGTTTAAAGCGTAAAGGTTGGTCTCGTGATGTGATTAATGGTTTGATGGATGCTTTTAAGTTGGTATATAAACAAAATTATACCACTAAAGAAGCGATTGCCTTAATTGAAGAGCAAATTTTACCAACAGTTCCAGAAGTTTCATTATTAGTACAGTCCTTAAAGGATAGTACACGTGGTATTACACGTTAATTGTGATAAAAGTTGCTTAAAGTGGCTGATTATTGACCAATACCCCAAAAGTTAGCAATCAACCTTTTGGGGTATTTTATTGTCTATGGTTTATCATCATGAAAGCCAATCAATCTGACATTATCAAATTGTATGTGTGGATTAAATACAGGTAATAATTGTGCAGGTGCATGTAATAAATCATTGCTGGTATTGAGCATATTACCAAAACGGCGGACATCATCGTCATTTAAAGGGTAGCTTAAACGTTCCCATGTTCCTTTATATAGAATTTCTAAAGGTTGGTATTGAGCTTTATAATTCATTTTTTTTGAATGTGGAATCCAATAGCCCAAATAGACATAATCTAATCCTAATGATTTGGCATATTCGATTTGAGTTAAGACTGAAAACACACCCAAAGACCGTTTGTGATAATCTGGGTCAAAAAATGTATAAACGGCAGATAAGCCATCATGGAACATATCGCAGGCAGAAACGGCAATTAATTGTTCATTAAGCCAATACTCAATAAAAATATTTTGTGTACGAGAGACTACAAGATATTCATAAAATTGTTGTTCACTCGGCGGACTGGTTGATTTATCAGCATGGCGATGTTGGACATATTTAACGTACAATTTAGCATGTTCTTGATTTGCTTGATGTGCAGGAATAAGCGTTACTTTTAAATCTTGGTTACGTTTCCATGCTTTCTTTTGCATACTGTTAATTTTAAAATCTGCCACAGGAATACGACAAGCCAAGCATTGTGAACAAGAATTACAACTAGGTTTGTAAATTAACTCACCACTACGACGAAAACCGCCATCAGCAAGGGCAGAAAATACGTTATCATTAATTTTAGCTTGTGGGTCAATCAATACGATGCGTGATAGTTTGCCATCAATATAAGAGCAATCTTCATCATCATTGGTAATAAAATAGTTAAAATTACGCAAAATATCTTTATTGTGTTGATTCATAGTTCACCTTAAATTATCACATGATTATTGTATCAGAGAGTAAATCATAGTTCTATGTGTTACCATAATGTTAATATTTTTTGCATTAGTAAAGCACGGTAATAAGCAGCTATATTAGAAGGATTGCGTTGAGTTTCATTTTGATAAAAATCACGCCATTGTACAATCATTGTCTGTGTTATACCATGTTGTTTAATAGTTTGCACATATTCAGCTGTAATATTATCTAGTTGATATTTAGCACCTTGAAATCCAGTTCCCCATTGAATAACTTCTTGACCAAATTGGGTTAATGACATTTTTTCAGGGATTGGTGGAAT comes from Moraxella sp. ZY210820 and encodes:
- the lpxA gene encoding acyl-ACP--UDP-N-acetylglucosamine O-acyltransferase, whose product is MSNNQFIHPTAIIDPSAELAADVQIGPYCIIGPQVSIAEGTKLHSHVVVHSHTRIGKMNEIFPFASIGADCQDLKYMGEETWLEIGDYNSIREHCSLHRGTIQDQGITKIGSHNLLMVNTHIAHDCIIGSHNVIANNAGIAGHVHMGDYVVMGGNSGIHQFCHIDSYSMIASGSTIWKDVPAYVLVSGNPARAMKINTEGLKRKGWSRDVINGLMDAFKLVYKQNYTTKEAIALIEEQILPTVPEVSLLVQSLKDSTRGITR
- a CDS encoding DUF4951 domain-containing protein, whose amino-acid sequence is MKPSPLKLLFCCLITTNVSAELHINNIITPLPSQVNKSINRLAIPPIPEKMSLTQFGQEVIQWGTGFQGAKYQLDNITAEYVQTIKQHGITQTMIVQWRDFYQNETQRNPSNIAAYYRALLMQKILTLW